One window of Verrucomicrobiia bacterium genomic DNA carries:
- a CDS encoding Gfo/Idh/MocA family oxidoreductase translates to MNESNLSRRKFINSVALASAAVSTVPLFNISAQNAPRKFRIGVIGCGGRGTGAMNDITEAGKILGHEIEIYALADFMPDRAQAAAKKYNVAAERVFTGPASYHDLVSQPVDIVVLATPPNFRPVHFEAAVKAGKHIFIEKPVAVDPVGARKVIELGAEAQKKGLSVVAGTQRRHSGNYMRNQRAIAEGAIGRITGGTVSWCMGSLWFRRRQENDTDASYMIRNWTSFVETSGDHIVEQHVHNLDVANWFIGRTPVSAVGFGSRARRQTGNQFDFFSVDYNYGEDCHIHSMCRQVNGCYDSVGEFFIGTEGATYGGGRMQSAKLGGLKIPEFKTHNNGQVQEQVDLLDSIVKGKPLNETRDVAESTLTALMGRIAAYTGQLVRWSDLVSNTSSQWYNLSLSPSAADFESGKVVAPQEVFPIPGEAAKG, encoded by the coding sequence GCCAGCGCAGCCGTTTCCACCGTTCCGCTATTCAATATCAGCGCTCAAAATGCGCCACGGAAGTTCCGAATCGGGGTGATTGGCTGCGGTGGACGCGGCACGGGCGCCATGAATGATATCACCGAAGCCGGGAAGATACTGGGCCACGAAATTGAAATCTATGCGCTGGCGGACTTCATGCCGGACCGGGCACAGGCCGCCGCCAAGAAGTACAACGTTGCCGCGGAACGCGTCTTCACGGGACCTGCCTCATACCACGATCTCGTTTCGCAGCCCGTGGACATCGTTGTTCTCGCGACACCGCCGAATTTTCGACCCGTCCATTTCGAAGCCGCGGTCAAAGCGGGAAAACACATTTTTATCGAGAAACCCGTGGCGGTGGATCCCGTTGGCGCGCGCAAGGTCATCGAGCTGGGCGCTGAAGCTCAAAAAAAGGGATTGTCTGTTGTCGCGGGCACGCAACGGCGCCACAGCGGAAATTACATGCGGAACCAGCGTGCGATCGCCGAAGGCGCGATTGGCCGGATCACGGGCGGGACAGTCAGCTGGTGCATGGGCAGCCTCTGGTTTCGCAGGCGCCAGGAAAATGACACTGACGCGAGCTATATGATTCGGAATTGGACGAGCTTCGTTGAAACCTCGGGTGACCATATCGTCGAGCAGCACGTTCACAACCTCGACGTGGCGAACTGGTTTATCGGGCGGACGCCAGTCTCCGCGGTTGGATTCGGCTCGCGCGCGCGGCGGCAGACGGGCAACCAGTTTGATTTCTTCAGCGTGGATTATAATTACGGCGAGGATTGCCACATCCACAGCATGTGCCGCCAGGTGAATGGATGTTACGATTCCGTGGGTGAATTCTTTATTGGCACGGAAGGAGCGACGTATGGCGGCGGCCGCATGCAATCGGCGAAGCTCGGGGGGTTGAAAATTCCTGAGTTCAAGACGCACAACAACGGCCAGGTCCAGGAACAGGTGGATCTGCTTGACAGTATTGTGAAAGGCAAACCGCTGAACGAAACGCGTGACGTTGCGGAATCGACGCTGACTGCCTTGATGGGACGCATCGCTGCCTACACAGGGCAGCTCGTGCGCTGGAGCGATCTCGTCAGCAATACGAGTTCGCAATGGTACAATCTTTCTCTTTCGCCATCGGCTGCCGATTTTGAGAGCGGAAAGGTGGTCGCGCCGCAGGAGGTTTTCCCGATTCCTGGGGAGGCAGCGAAAGGTTAA